tgattttggggtaaAGTATGAGCCTGAGATGTGACATTCCTCCATTTACTCCCATTATTTCGTGGCGGTCACGTGATCGTTGAGAcataatgacacacacacacacaagtgttGCGTAATGTAATTCCCACTTCCACGTCACACACTGACTGGAGCGAAGGTGATGGATGCATTCATTGATGGTCCTGTGGTTTGTGTTTCAGTGATTACCTGTTCAAGCTCCTGCTGATCGGAGACTCTGGTGTGGGGAAGTCCTGTCTTCTGCTGCGTTTCGCTGTAAGTTAAGATGCTGTTTACACACTGAATCAGAGAGCTCCATGCTAAAGGTGAAGGATGTCGTTTCTGCAGCAGCAATCGGATTGAAAactattatttttgcaattgttTTCAGTGCATGTGTATGAAATCTATCCATTGCCTTATCTATGATTGTGTGTGCGTTTCCTCAGGACGACACGTATACAGAGAGCTACATCAGCACGATCGGAGTGGACTTCAAAATCAGGACGATAGAGCTCGACGGAAAGACCATCAAACTACAGATCGTAAGTGCGCTCCACTTTAACACCTGAAGCGCTTCTAGATCTCATGCATTGTTTCAGCatgcaaaaacatgtttttgaaagtctcttctgctcaccaaagcagcatttatttgatcaaaaatactggaaaaattgtgagatgtttttactgtttaaaattaCAGTCTggatatattgtaaaatgtcacttattcctgtgatcaaagctgaattttactgcagtcttcagtgtcacgtcaTTCTAATGTACTGatttgtgctcaagaaacatttctgattattaaacCGTTTTGCCGCTTCATTGTTTTTGTCGAAACTGTGACGCTTAttatttttcaggtttcttcgaaggatagaaagttcaaaagaacagcagttATTTGAAATCGAATCCTTCTGTGAACATCGTTATCGTCACTTTTGAATGATTTAATGcttcctttctgaataaaagttgCTGGTTTGTTTGAAAAGAGCAGTTTTAGTGAGCTGAATGTGTTTGCTGTGTTGTCAGTGGGACACGGCCGGTCAGGAGCGGTTTCGCACCATCACGTCCAGCTACTACAGAGGAGCTCACGGGATCATCGTTGTTTACGATGTCACGGATCAGGTGACCAAACATTCTTTTAGCATGACCTTTCACTCACAGCGCTGAGAGCGACGCGTTCAGTCAGTGTTTCAGTGCTGTTTTAATGTGAGTGTTTCCTCAGGAGTCCTTCAACAACGTCAAACAGTGGCTTCAGGAGATCGATCGCTACGCTAGTGAAAACGTCAACAAGCTCCTGGTGGGAAACAAGTGTGATCTGACCACTAAGAAAGTTGTGGAGTACACAGCGGCGAAGGTATAAGATCTGTCTCGTGAACAGAACACTACATTCACCAAAATCATAACACTGCACAGCTGTTTTAATGCCGTTCACTGGATGATGTCTCCCACAGTGCAGCAAAACCTGTTTTTCCCATTTGCAACAGGAAAGACTGGCTGatgaatattttacataattaagaattaattaaattatgatttattatgttAATCAATAAATCATTATgttagttatttgttttttaaatccttTTCTAGTTGCAAACAGAGAATAgctgattaaatatttaagtgtattgattagtttttttgttttttattaataaagacTGGCtgattaaatgcatattattatttattgttaattttaaataatgatttttttttttcacgtttcCTGGTTGAAACTCCAAAGACCGGCTGAGTAATGATTTAAATAGTaactaattatttaaaacattatttaatattaattattaaataataaaataattacaattaatgtatgtaaaaaaaataatacaaaaaaaaacgttCCTGATTGCAGACTGTGAGAGTAGCTGATTAtttaaacctttaaaataataaattattacaattaatagtgtatctgtaatttattaatcaaaagaCTGGCTGATTAATAGCCTAaattaacaattatttaaatatgtattactaaacattaaataaataattaataatttatgaataatttactatttaaaaacttttcttGCAAACCACaagtattattttatcattattaattgtgaaacaatgaataaatagatatttttgaaataataattgaacattttgattgtttaaaattgttaatgtgaaatgtaaaaacatgtaactTATTACATTtaagactatttaaaaaaaaaaaaaaaactgcattctacattaatttcaaatatattgtaaatgtattttatgattAGTGCTAATGTcaactgtgattaatcacagaaaacgtttaacatttattaataaaaaatttatttacagCCCTAAATGCTAAGTGCAACtaaaaagcgtctgcaaaatgactaaatgtaaatgctgtATAGGttagaatatttaaatatatagtatcaacatatataaaaaaaaaaattattttatttttttcatttaattcctAAACTAAAGCACTCTGTTTgagatcagtctgttgttttcTGTGTTCCAGGAGTTTGCGGACTCTCTTGGCATCCCGTTCCTGGAGACGAGTGCGAAGAGCTCCAATAATGTGGAACAGGCCTTCATGACCATGGCAGCGGAGATCAAGAGGAGAATGGGCCCCGGGGCCACTGCGGGAGGCTCCGAGAAATCCAACGTCAAGATTCAGAGCACGCCGGTCAAGATGTCCACCGGAGGATGCTGCTGAGACCCAGCGACCGACCAGCGACAGTAACGTTACCAACCATACGCCACAGCTGAGTTAgcaggaagtgtgtgtgtgtgtgtatgagtgtgtgtatgtgtgtgtgtatgtgcaataAAGACTGAGAATATTAAAGATAAGGAGAGTAAGAGAGGATCAAATTAAACATGCCTGATTGCCTGATTTGAATCATGCATGCACATTGATGCATGACCAGACAAACACGCGCCCAACCGTCTGCCGGCTTAGCGGCTCAAATTCCGTACGCTCATTAGACAAGCATCCAAAAGCACTTCCGGACGCCAGCGTTTTTAGAGGAGCGCGACCAGGTTTGGCTTTGAACTTCCTCTTTGGAACTTTGAAGGAAGCGGTGGACTGTGATGTCATAACTGACCTCGGAACAGAGGGTTCCGTTACTATGGCTCCCAGTGGGGTTGCTACGGCGACCTCTCGTTTGGTGGACCGTTCGCCTGTTTGGCCATttcttctgttgttttgttttttatttgtgctCTGCAGCATTTCAGCGGTCCTCTGAGCGTGACCAACGCAAATCTTACAATGAGCTAGTCATGTTTCTGACCTGTGCTAGTTGTTTGCCACATTTCTAACAGCATTATCATCCTGTGCAGTTTTTTTGTGGtataatttggaaatcaagaaCCAAATCCTGAGCCGCTTGTAATTTACTGAAATCAgcattctgtcattgtttactctcCCTCAGGTTGTTCCACagctgtatgagtttctttcttctgttgatcACAAAAGATGTTGGTTATTTTGGATGTTTAGTTGCCGGTAGCCATTCACTTCCATAGTGtgggaaaaaaatactgtgcaagtcaatggctaccggcaaccatcttcaaaatatctcccttttgtgttcaacagaagaaaaaaactctGATGGGTTTTGTACAACAtcagggtgaataaatgatgaactATGAACTATGTCTATATTATGAATTAGTTATTATTTCtcttaattcattttgatgctTATACATCATGTATATtatatggaagcttgtttttgTATCCatgggataaaaaaataaaatgctaagtGCAACTTTTtacctcacaattctgacttttttaacTCTATATTTCAATTTTCTCGTAATTGCGAGAAAAGTCAATGTCAGAACTGCAATATATAAACTCCTGCAGGATTACAAGTCATAATTacctttttatcttttttaaaaattccgtggcagaaacaaacattaaattgcgagatgtaaaatCAGAATTccgagaagaaaaaaaaagttatttttttagttgCAATTCTTAAagaaagtctgaattgtgagataaaaagttgcagtttttttttttacgccgTGTTGGAAACGTTAGCTTCTGTAATTTCCTGTATGTTGGACTCGGCGTTTGTTTACTGACAGCACAAGAGCAGTGTCACTGTAACAGGAGCTATAGCAGATCTATGTATAAATGTATCTATATTAATCCCACTGATAAACAGAAATTGACATCACAATAGATAAAGCAACATTGCTTATGTAACTTTGTTTTCAGGGAGAAAATGCTCTTTTTCtcctgtgtttttgttttcttttacgtCACACAATGTTTAAATAAACTATGAAggaaaagtttaataaaaatggttttaactGGAGTGTTTGGTAACATGTTTCATGTGTTCCATCTGCCGCGGCGGGTTACATAAAGCCGCCCGTCACAGATTTGGCTCATTGTTTCCAGTGGGTGGCGTCATTAGCCAGGAGCTGATGTGTTCAGACTGGCTGGAGATTGTGAATCATCACTGCTGGTCACATTATCTACTAGTTACATGCACTGATGttcaaaagaaattaatacttttattcagcaaggatgcattaaattgatcaaaagtgacagtagagaccagtgttggggaaaggtAATGTATTACAATATGCGGTACTccataaaaattttttttttttttttaagaaagtaatgcattacattacttttgtgttactttttgtcacctgagCTGGACTcgcatatttatttctattaagAAAAAACCCAAAAGTGATATTTTTGGTAACggtaaaggccctttcacatgAAAAATGACATTTGTAATCGTCAGGCTGAAGGTAGCGCCTCTGAAACTCACtcccaatttctctcaacacGTGGACTGGAGAGCTGTCGGTCAATAAATGGgtaaacaaagtaactggcgttaTGTATTTGAAAAAGTGACTCTGATATTTTGTTGGGAATTTAAGAGTAATGCAAtacattactagttacttgaaaaaagtaatgtgATTATGtgacttgtaatgcgttaccaaCACTGGTGAAGacgttcttttgaactttttattcatcaaataatcctggaaataaaaatgtatcatgattcccacaaaaatatgaagcatcacaactattttcaacattgatgatgatcagaaatgtttcttgaacgtcaaatcagcgtattagagtgatgagtaatgatgctgaaaattcagctttacatctcaggaataaattacattttacaatataatcaaacagaaaagagttattttaaatagtaattatatgtcacaattttactgtattaatgattaaattaatgcattcttggtgagcagaagagacttcttcaaaaacatttaacattcaaaatcttattGACCCTGATTGAACTTTTGCATCCAAGTATTTGCATGGTCCTTTCTGACAACAAATGACTTcttgcataaaataaaacatcttgAGAGAAAGTGCAGGACGATGCAGGACAAAGTCTGACATCTGCACGCTTACACGCTCCTGCAGAATGAGACAGCTGTCcgtcagaggtcagaggtcagggTCAAGGACAatgcaggagtgtgtgtgtgtgtgtgacgacTCGTCTTTGTTTTGTTGGGGGTCTGCTGGGAGTATCCGAGCATGGCGGCAGCTGTTTGGAGGAGAGCAAGACGGATGACTTTGGGATGAACAGAACACAATGTGAGACTGTTTGCATACAAACACAGGTAATCTTGTCAAAATGATATTAATTAAACCGCTACACAGAGGTACTGCTGTAATCATCACTTAATTGTGCAGAACTTTCTAGTGTGGTTTCTTGCTGGTCCAAGTCTCTGATCTTCTGCTCTCTAGATACTCTCAGTTTTTCTGCTGACAGGCGTTCCAGAAGACTCTCGTATGTTCATATGTGTGTTTACTGAGACGAGGCGAGAAGTTGAGTgcatttctttgtgtgtgtgtttgatgtggTTTTGAtgcagacgtgtgtgtgtgagatgattCAGCTGCTCTGACTGACTGCTGCTTTATCTCGTTCCTCTTGTTCAAGCCATCTGGATAGTATGAAGTGAAGGAGATGATGACCTAGAGCACAGATGTCACCATGTGCACCGTGTGGAAACATGTCTGAACATTTTGACACACGCAAAGAATCTGATCTGCATGGATGTAAACTCAACGACTACCTGGTTATTAAACTGCTAATGTagatttgtcttgttttaaataAGCAGTCTTGGAGCAGAGCGTTGCATTGCTCCGATTTTGGCCTTTAATAGTTCGGAGACTTTagaaaattatgctttatttaaatatcaactTTGTGTCAGATGCATTTTCTAGAATACGGACCTTCAAACTGGGGCCCATAGAAATGTTTagaaaaaaactgtacaaatagtataatttaaaaaaacaacaacaaagaaaataaatgagtaaataaattagatttaaaatgacaaaaatgtcttaatatttaacaaataaattaacttataaaatatataaatatgtataataaaatatgagtataaaattttataagattaaaatgaatcaattaaaataaaataaaaatttaattagtaCTATAGAGagcataaataaaaaagaaataaagaaccccaacaaaattataataaaaataagattaaaataaattaatagattagaataaataaaagtcgGTTGAAATAATTTAGTataaacataaatgtataataattataagattataataaattaatagattaaaataaaatgtaaactaaataataaaaactagattacaataagcaaataaataatgcGTACTGTACTAAAGAGGATAGAAATAAACTTAAtagaaactaaatattttccaaattaattttgcatggaAAACCGCTTTTCTAGAATTCCTCTTggaaaatacattcaaaaatgATCCAGTAAGAGTTTGTATCTTTAAAAACGAAAgtggagaaatgtttgagttcatattgatatttttaacTATTGATGAGGGATCTTCTGAATCTTCATGTGATGATTTCTGTTGTCTGAGAAATATGCGCGTATAAACTTCAGCTGCACTAAAATAAGGGCAATCTATTTGTCattcttttttctatttatcATTCTTTTCTGTAGTGCTCTTGTTGAGTTGAGCTCGAGAGGAAGCTGCGGAGAGCTCGCGCCGTGAATGCTTCACATATTTGCGGCTTTTCCACGGGAGCGCGGAGCGCGAGATCACGTTCATTGACATATGAAGACtggaatgagagagagagaaagagagagagagagagaggaggggtgACATCTGTAGCATTGCGAGGTCCGATTCATTCTTGTGAATCGACTCGCTCGGGCGATTCATTTCAATGAACCCTTCAACAACGATTCTTTTGAGCGATCAAGTGTTCCCAGCACGTttaggtcttttttttttactgtataagaACTGCTGTTTGGTGCTAATAGCCTCAGATGTTTAAGTTAAATGTGAGTAATATTATCGTAGACAAAAATACTGTGGAGAAATAGTGCTGACAATGTTATCGACAGTGTTGGGCTcgttactcaaaaaaaaaaaaaaaaattaatttattactcattactagttgctatcaaaagtaatattattacattacttattactttctggcaacggtacactactagttacattgcttttctttcttccccacaaaatatttctaaacgTTAGCCTACTAACAAtttatttctgcctcatcatttcaccaaaatcCTCTCTAGAtcacagtcagaagttattaatAACTATCAGTGGTGACTCATAGTGACCTTTAAGTAAAAGTGAGTATTATACTGTAGGCTATTTACAACACATTAATGAATGTAGTATTAACTATagtgaactgataaactgtaatGAATACTAtagtatactttagtttttactacagtaaactgtagtatAATATACCCGATAGTTGTAGGAACTTAGTAGGCTACAGTATTGGGTAAAgtataatttgtttatattactatagttgttctattaccacagcaactatagaactaccacaacaaattaattcaagcactttactatagtatggttcaaaacaCTAGGatatagtatttactataaattacttgtttcatagttactgcccaacatcAAGGAGTAACATTGGATACTTTGCGTCAAGTATAGAGACGTTTATTGGCAACCAATAAAAAGCCTGTAGGTAATAAATGATATCGTTTATACTTGTTTTTTCCCTCTATTATCACCACTGTTTACTACTAGCGCGTCTCTTCGAGAGATAAAAGCTTCGCGAATCGGGTCGAACGAATCATTCAAGCGAATCGGTTCAATCAAAAGATTCGTTCG
The genomic region above belongs to Onychostoma macrolepis isolate SWU-2019 chromosome 01, ASM1243209v1, whole genome shotgun sequence and contains:
- the rab1aa gene encoding RAB1A, member RAS oncogene family a; translation: MNPEYDYLFKLLLIGDSGVGKSCLLLRFADDTYTESYISTIGVDFKIRTIELDGKTIKLQIWDTAGQERFRTITSSYYRGAHGIIVVYDVTDQESFNNVKQWLQEIDRYASENVNKLLVGNKCDLTTKKVVEYTAAKEFADSLGIPFLETSAKSSNNVEQAFMTMAAEIKRRMGPGATAGGSEKSNVKIQSTPVKMSTGGCC